Proteins encoded by one window of Lactobacillus paragasseri:
- a CDS encoding alpha/beta hydrolase: MKNKLVFVLALLVIVLTGCTTQDKPNQADAAPKYYVEKRQTPKTNLNVIPTLFFHGGLSNYKGEENMVKAAQKAGVTNSIIRANVDANGKVKLIGTISKNAINPIVEVNYRNNVQLDFKEHGRYARNVVQTLQNEYGIKKVNMVGHSLGNISIMYYLLQTAHDPEMPKLNKQVSIGGHFDGLDFKQLPIAIRQPSNLHVDAEGKPNKTNSTYREMMKLRTLYPNKQTSVLNIIGNIGGNSDGIVKNASSLSLEYLVEPMAKSYRVVKIVGKNAEHGQLTYNKQVEKEIIKFLWLQ, translated from the coding sequence TTGAAAAATAAACTAGTTTTTGTACTGGCTTTATTAGTGATTGTTTTGACTGGTTGTACTACTCAAGACAAACCAAATCAGGCAGATGCGGCACCTAAGTACTATGTTGAAAAGCGTCAAACACCTAAGACAAACTTGAATGTGATACCAACTCTATTTTTCCATGGTGGCTTAAGCAATTACAAGGGCGAAGAAAACATGGTAAAAGCAGCTCAAAAAGCAGGAGTTACCAATTCAATAATTAGAGCTAATGTAGATGCAAATGGTAAAGTGAAATTAATTGGCACTATTTCTAAGAATGCTATAAACCCAATTGTAGAGGTAAATTATCGCAATAATGTTCAGCTGGATTTTAAAGAGCATGGTCGATATGCTAGAAATGTTGTGCAGACTTTACAAAATGAGTACGGAATAAAAAAGGTAAATATGGTTGGACATTCCCTGGGAAATATTTCGATTATGTATTATTTGTTGCAAACTGCGCATGATCCTGAAATGCCCAAACTAAATAAGCAAGTTTCAATCGGAGGACATTTTGATGGACTTGATTTTAAACAATTACCAATTGCAATTCGCCAGCCATCGAATTTACATGTAGATGCAGAAGGAAAGCCAAATAAGACCAACTCTACTTATCGTGAGATGATGAAGTTAAGAACTCTTTATCCAAACAAGCAGACTAGTGTTTTAAATATTATTGGTAATATTGGAGGTAATTCAGATGGAATTGTGAAGAATGCTTCGTCACTTTCGCTTGAATATTTGGTTGAACCAATGGCTAAAAGTTACCGAGTAGTTAAAATTGTCGGTAAGAACGCAGAGCACGGACAGCTAACTTACAATAAACAAGTTGAAAAAGAAATTATTAAGTTTTTATGGCTCCAGTAA
- a CDS encoding DUF3923 family protein: MKKLWWGANIYWVILLIYGGIKLFTYNFDTSELGETASYALIIMVLISASVLIIEFQAAWGMWLHNFDKSNQHENKI; encoded by the coding sequence ATGAAAAAGTTATGGTGGGGAGCAAATATATATTGGGTTATTCTACTTATCTATGGAGGAATTAAGCTCTTTACTTACAATTTCGATACATCTGAATTAGGTGAAACGGCTAGTTATGCCTTAATTATCATGGTACTTATTTCTGCCAGTGTATTAATTATTGAATTTCAAGCCGCTTGGGGCATGTGGCTCCATAATTTTGATAAAAGTAATCAACATGAAAATAAAATTTAA
- a CDS encoding AI-2E family transporter, whose amino-acid sequence MGQAWEKFKKNTNVHRLATLCLIILVLYAARSMMNTILLTFIFTYLIVHLIRFTQKKLPNLPSQVIVVLAYLLVIAIIYFAITIYVPILIKQIVKMSHSLMKFYQSDNMDWLTQYLNHYISDSEITTQAKHGVTILVHALTNVGTLTIAFFMSLIMSFFYTIELDSMNEFSHTFLNSRHLSWLFKDIAYFGNKFVNTFGVVLEAQFFIALCNTAMTMICLIIMKMPQIIALGLMVFILSLIPVAGVIISLIPLSFVAYSVGGIRYVIYILIVIMIIHAIEAYILNPKFMSSKTELPIFYTFVVLLAGEHFLGTWGLIVGVPIFTFLLDILGVKSVKTKKPKILKIENKK is encoded by the coding sequence ATGGGACAAGCTTGGGAAAAATTTAAAAAGAATACAAACGTGCATCGCCTTGCCACGTTATGCTTAATTATTTTGGTATTATATGCGGCACGTTCAATGATGAATACAATTTTATTAACGTTTATTTTCACATATTTAATTGTGCACTTAATTCGTTTTACGCAAAAGAAATTACCAAACTTGCCCTCGCAAGTAATTGTTGTGTTAGCTTATCTATTAGTAATTGCGATCATTTACTTTGCAATTACCATATATGTGCCAATATTAATTAAACAAATTGTTAAAATGAGTCATTCTTTAATGAAGTTTTATCAATCTGATAATATGGACTGGTTAACGCAATATTTGAATCATTACATTAGCGATAGTGAAATTACAACGCAGGCAAAACATGGTGTAACTATCTTAGTTCATGCTTTGACTAATGTGGGTACATTAACGATTGCGTTCTTTATGTCACTAATTATGAGCTTTTTCTATACTATTGAGCTTGATTCTATGAACGAATTTTCTCATACTTTTTTGAATAGTCGCCATTTATCCTGGTTATTTAAAGATATTGCCTACTTTGGCAACAAGTTTGTTAATACTTTTGGTGTGGTTTTAGAAGCTCAATTCTTCATTGCCTTATGCAATACAGCAATGACAATGATTTGCCTAATTATTATGAAAATGCCGCAAATTATTGCTCTTGGATTAATGGTCTTTATTCTAAGTTTGATCCCAGTTGCTGGTGTAATTATTTCCTTGATTCCGTTAAGTTTTGTGGCTTATTCGGTAGGCGGAATTAGGTATGTAATCTATATTCTTATTGTTATTATGATAATTCATGCAATTGAAGCCTACATTTTGAACCCTAAGTTCATGTCAAGTAAAACAGAATTACCAATTTTCTATACCTTTGTAGTTTTGCTTGCAGGTGAGCATTTTCTTGGAACCTGGGGACTAATTGTTGGGGTACCAATCTTCACCTTCTTGTTGGATATCTTAGGAGTAAAATCAGTTAAAACGAAAAAGCCAAAAATCTTGAAAATTGAAAACAAAAAATAA